One segment of Mycolicibacterium baixiangningiae DNA contains the following:
- a CDS encoding Mur ligase family protein translates to MVTPRGRAALSAGAAARWASRVTGRGAGAMIGGLVAMTLDRSLLGQLGAGRRTVVVTGTNGKSTTTRMTAAALGTLGAVATNAEGANMDAGLIAALAADRNAGLAALEVDEMHVPHVSDAVDPSVVVLLNLSRDQLDRVGEINHIERTLRAGLARHPKAVVVANCDDVLMTSAAYDSPRVVWVAAGGSWANDSVSCPRSGEVIVRDGTDWYSTGTDFKRPDPQWWYDDTHLHGPDGLSLPMTLALPGAVNRGNAAQAVAAAVTLGADPAAAVAAVSGVDEVAGRYRTVRVGDHTARVLLAKNPAGWQEALSMVDKHGAGVVIAVNGQVPDGEDLSWLWDVRFEHFEDTQVVAAGERGTDLAVRLGYAGVGHTLVHDTLAAITSCPPGHVEVIANYTAFLQLNRRLARYE, encoded by the coding sequence ATGGTCACCCCTCGAGGACGCGCCGCGCTGTCGGCCGGAGCCGCCGCGCGGTGGGCGTCGCGCGTCACCGGGCGCGGGGCGGGCGCGATGATCGGCGGGCTCGTCGCGATGACGCTGGACCGCTCGCTGCTCGGCCAGCTCGGCGCCGGCCGGCGCACGGTCGTCGTCACCGGCACCAACGGCAAATCCACCACCACGCGGATGACCGCGGCGGCGCTGGGCACCCTCGGCGCGGTCGCCACCAACGCCGAGGGCGCGAACATGGACGCCGGCCTGATCGCCGCGCTCGCCGCCGACCGCAACGCCGGGCTCGCGGCGCTCGAAGTCGACGAGATGCACGTGCCGCACGTGTCCGACGCCGTCGACCCGTCCGTCGTGGTGCTGCTGAACCTGTCCCGCGACCAGCTCGACCGGGTCGGTGAGATCAACCACATCGAACGCACGCTGCGCGCCGGCCTGGCCCGGCATCCGAAGGCGGTCGTGGTGGCCAACTGTGACGACGTGCTGATGACGTCGGCGGCCTACGACAGCCCCCGCGTGGTCTGGGTGGCCGCGGGCGGCAGCTGGGCCAACGATTCGGTGAGCTGCCCGCGCTCCGGCGAGGTGATCGTCCGCGACGGCACCGACTGGTATTCGACCGGCACAGATTTCAAGCGGCCAGACCCGCAGTGGTGGTACGACGACACCCACCTCCACGGCCCCGACGGCCTGTCGCTGCCGATGACGCTGGCGCTGCCGGGCGCGGTGAACCGCGGTAACGCGGCGCAGGCCGTCGCCGCCGCGGTCACCCTGGGCGCCGACCCGGCAGCCGCGGTGGCCGCCGTATCGGGGGTCGACGAGGTGGCCGGGCGCTACCGGACGGTGCGGGTGGGCGACCACACGGCGCGGGTGCTGCTGGCCAAGAACCCCGCGGGCTGGCAGGAAGCGCTGTCGATGGTCGACAAGCACGGCGCGGGGGTGGTGATCGCGGTCAACGGGCAGGTGCCCGACGGGGAGGATCTGTCGTGGCTGTGGGATGTTCGGTTCGAGCACTTCGAGGACACCCAGGTGGTGGCCGCCGGTGAGCGGGGCACAGACCTCGCGGTGCGCCTCGGATACGCCGGCGTCGGGCACACGCTGGTGCACGACACCCTCGCGGCGATCACGTCCTGCCCGCCGGGCCACGTCGAGGTGATCGCGAACTACACGGCGTTCCTGCAACTCAACAGGCGGTTGGCGCGCTATGAGTGA
- a CDS encoding DEDDh family exonuclease encodes MVSHSWGRPAVDTGTGWAVVDVETSGFRPGQARIVSLAALAVGDDGNVEHSLATLLNPGVDPGPTHVHGLTAQMLEGAPRFGDVVADLAELLRGRTLVAHNVGFDYSFLTSEAELVGAELPIDSVMCTVELARRLDLGTVNLRLETLAAHWGVPQLKPHDALDDAQVLAQILKPTLARARERRAWLPTRPVGRRLWPNGRVTHDELHPLKMVAARTPCPYLNPGRYVPGRPLVKGMRVAVSAEVSHTHEELIERMGTAGLAYVDNVDPVTSLVICNQADVEQGKGYQAHEFGVPVLSDAEFMRAVDHVVGGTGIEDFFDPTTVGDQFALF; translated from the coding sequence GTGGTGAGCCACAGCTGGGGACGACCTGCGGTCGATACCGGTACAGGCTGGGCCGTCGTCGATGTCGAGACGTCGGGTTTCCGGCCCGGCCAGGCGCGCATCGTGAGCCTGGCCGCACTCGCGGTGGGGGACGACGGCAACGTCGAGCACAGTCTCGCCACGCTGCTGAATCCGGGCGTGGACCCGGGGCCCACCCACGTGCACGGGCTGACCGCACAGATGCTGGAGGGCGCACCGCGGTTCGGTGACGTCGTCGCAGACCTCGCCGAGCTGTTGCGCGGCCGCACGCTCGTCGCCCACAACGTCGGGTTCGACTACTCGTTCCTGACCTCCGAGGCCGAACTGGTCGGCGCCGAACTTCCCATCGACTCGGTGATGTGCACCGTCGAACTCGCCCGCCGCCTCGACCTGGGCACGGTGAACCTGCGGTTGGAGACCCTTGCCGCACACTGGGGCGTGCCGCAGCTCAAACCGCACGATGCACTCGACGACGCGCAGGTGCTCGCCCAGATCCTCAAGCCGACGCTGGCCCGCGCCCGGGAACGCAGGGCGTGGCTGCCGACGCGTCCGGTCGGCCGGCGGCTGTGGCCCAACGGCCGGGTGACCCATGACGAACTGCACCCGCTGAAGATGGTGGCCGCGCGGACGCCGTGCCCGTACCTCAACCCCGGCCGCTACGTCCCGGGACGCCCGCTGGTGAAGGGCATGCGCGTCGCGGTCTCGGCCGAGGTCAGCCACACCCACGAGGAACTGATCGAGCGGATGGGCACCGCCGGCCTGGCCTACGTCGACAACGTGGACCCGGTGACCTCGCTGGTCATCTGCAACCAGGCGGACGTCGAACAGGGCAAGGGTTACCAGGCCCACGAGTTCGGCGTGCCGGTGCTTTCGGACGCCGAGTTCATGCGCGCCGTCGACCACGTCGTCGGCGGCACCGGCATCGAGGACTTCTTCGATCCCACGACCGTCGGCGACCAGTTCGCCCTGTTCTGA
- a CDS encoding type 1 glutamine amidotransferase — protein sequence MSDSTVRIGLVLPDVMGTYGDGGNSVVLRQRLRLRGIDAEVVEITLADPVPAELDLYTLGGAEDYAQRLATKHLQRYPGLQQAASRGAPVLAICAAIQVLGHWYETSSGERVDGVGMLDVTTSPQPARTIGEVVSQPLVPGLSEKLTGFENHRGGTTLGPDAAPLARVEKGAGNRDGDGVDGAVQGSVIATYLHGPCLARNPELADHLLSKVVGDLPPLDLHEVARLRRERLTAPRRA from the coding sequence ATGAGTGACTCCACGGTCCGCATCGGGTTGGTGCTGCCCGATGTGATGGGCACCTACGGCGACGGCGGCAACTCGGTGGTGCTGCGGCAGCGGCTGCGGTTGCGGGGCATCGACGCGGAGGTCGTCGAGATCACGCTGGCCGATCCGGTGCCCGCCGAACTCGACCTCTACACCCTCGGCGGCGCAGAAGACTACGCACAGCGGTTGGCGACCAAACACCTACAGCGCTATCCGGGCCTGCAGCAGGCCGCCTCCCGCGGCGCCCCGGTGCTGGCGATCTGCGCGGCCATCCAGGTACTCGGCCACTGGTACGAGACATCGTCGGGGGAACGGGTCGACGGCGTAGGGATGCTCGACGTCACCACCTCACCGCAGCCGGCCCGCACGATCGGCGAAGTGGTCTCCCAGCCGCTGGTCCCCGGGTTGTCCGAGAAGTTGACCGGCTTCGAAAACCACCGCGGCGGAACAACTCTCGGCCCTGACGCGGCACCGCTGGCACGGGTCGAGAAGGGTGCGGGCAACCGCGACGGTGACGGCGTCGACGGGGCGGTGCAGGGCAGCGTCATCGCGACGTACCTGCACGGCCCGTGCCTGGCCCGCAATCCGGAGCTGGCCGACCACCTGCTGAGCAAGGTCGTCGGCGACCTGCCGCCGCTGGATCTCCACGAGGTGGCGCGGCTGCGTCGGGAACGGCTGACGGCACCGCGGCGGGCCTAG
- a CDS encoding YbaB/EbfC family nucleoid-associated protein, which yields MQPGGGQPDMSALLAQAQQMQQQLMEAQESLANSEVHGQAGGGLVQVTMRGSGDVVAVAIDPKVVDPDDVETLQDLVVGAIADAAKQVTILAHDRLGPLAGGMGGLGIPGL from the coding sequence ATGCAACCCGGTGGTGGCCAGCCCGATATGTCAGCACTCCTCGCCCAGGCGCAGCAGATGCAGCAGCAGTTGATGGAGGCGCAGGAGTCACTCGCCAACTCCGAGGTGCACGGTCAGGCCGGCGGCGGCCTGGTGCAGGTGACGATGAGGGGCAGCGGTGACGTGGTGGCGGTGGCCATCGACCCCAAGGTCGTCGACCCCGACGACGTCGAGACGCTGCAGGACCTCGTCGTCGGCGCGATCGCCGACGCCGCCAAGCAGGTCACCATCCTCGCGCACGACCGGCTCGGGCCGCTCGCGGGCGGCATGGGCGGCCTGGGCATCCCGGGCCTCTGA
- the recR gene encoding recombination mediator RecR, which translates to MFEGPVQDLIDELGKLPGIGPKSAQRIAFHLLSVEPPDIDRLTAVLNRIRDGVKFCEVCGNVSDADRCRICSDPRRDASLICVVEEPKDVQAVERTREFRGRYHVLGGALDPLSGVGPDQLRIRELLNRIGERVDGVDVAEVIIATDPNTEGEATATYLVRMLRDIPGLSVTRIASGLPMGGDLEFADELTLGRALAGRRAMA; encoded by the coding sequence TTGTTCGAGGGGCCCGTACAGGATCTGATCGACGAACTCGGCAAGCTGCCGGGGATCGGGCCGAAGAGCGCCCAGCGCATCGCCTTTCATCTGTTGAGCGTGGAGCCCCCCGACATCGACCGGCTGACCGCGGTGCTCAATCGGATCCGCGACGGGGTGAAGTTCTGCGAGGTGTGCGGCAACGTCTCCGACGCGGACCGCTGTCGCATCTGCAGCGACCCCCGGCGGGACGCCTCGCTGATCTGCGTGGTCGAGGAGCCCAAGGATGTGCAGGCCGTCGAGCGGACGCGGGAGTTCCGCGGCCGCTACCACGTGCTGGGCGGCGCGCTCGACCCGTTGAGCGGGGTGGGGCCCGACCAGTTGCGCATCCGTGAGTTGCTGAACCGGATCGGCGAGCGGGTCGACGGCGTCGACGTGGCCGAGGTGATCATCGCCACGGACCCGAACACCGAGGGCGAGGCGACGGCCACCTATCTCGTGCGGATGCTGCGCGACATCCCGGGCTTGAGCGTCACACGCATCGCGTCGGGGCTGCCGATGGGCGGCGATCTCGAGTTCGCCGACGAACTCACGCTGGGCCGTGCGCTGGCCGGTCGCCGCGCCATGGCCTGA
- a CDS encoding SHOCT domain-containing protein encodes MWDSFWDYLWSAVVIFAFIAYLIILFNILTDLFWRDHKTSGWIKAIWVVFLILLPYLTALVYLIARGGGMAQRAREAAFAAQRETDDYIRQAAGRSPAQEIADAKGLLDNGVITEAEFDALKAKALSG; translated from the coding sequence ATGTGGGACTCATTCTGGGACTATCTGTGGTCGGCAGTGGTGATCTTCGCGTTCATCGCCTACCTGATCATCTTGTTCAACATCCTCACTGATCTGTTCTGGCGTGATCACAAGACGTCCGGGTGGATCAAGGCGATCTGGGTGGTCTTCCTGATCCTGCTGCCCTACCTCACCGCGCTGGTGTACCTCATCGCCCGAGGCGGTGGCATGGCTCAGCGTGCACGCGAAGCGGCGTTCGCTGCCCAGCGGGAGACCGACGACTACATCCGCCAAGCGGCAGGCCGCTCCCCGGCGCAAGAGATCGCGGACGCCAAGGGACTGCTGGACAACGGCGTCATCACCGAGGCCGAGTTCGACGCGCTCAAGGCCAAGGCGCTGAGCGGCTGA